ttctaCTTGATTCTAGAACATTCTCTAGGTGTCTATGTGataagaaacagagaaagaacaAGCAAGAGATATCTTGCTTGCTCCACTGTTGATCGAAAGATACAGGCAGACGCAGAATCTTACTTGCTCCACCGTTGCTAGctctttgtctttttcttttcttttcttttttcttttattgttatgatttgattaattttaagattgtgtttttgagtttgtattttgattatgctTGAGTTAGAGATGTTTAAGAGAAAggattgttgtgtttgtagtCGTTGTGAATTTTTGTAGCCgttgtgagaggagagagaaagaattattttttattgagttgtaagattttttttaagtaaaaaaattcatttgaagttgctatagtgttttctaTATCTAGAGAAGCACTAtagcaacttcaaaaaaaaattagaaaagttttgCAATTGGAGAATTTGTTGGAGCTGATTTTTGGGGTTTGTTctccaaaaaatagattttgcTAATCTATTGGAGATACtctaaatttacaaatttaattttttagggtGTGTAAATTGCTGTCACCAatcataagaaaaatataattcatattCATTTGTTGTCGTTTTGAAGTACCACCAATTGcattattttttacattattttgtaagctttttgtaataaaatttggacTAATTATagcatttttcacaaaaaagaaTTATAGATTAATAGAAATTCAACCCAATCACCATTAAgtaaatgaaaaatgctaacgTTACTACAAAATACTTAGAAACTGACATGGCAATGATAGACCGAAACATAACAATTGTTTAATGTGGGTAACTGTGATTAGATGTTTATCACTATTatataaattcacaatttttttttatcacttaacGTAGAACAATTATAACAAAGTGTGTGGAAATACTTGAACTATGCTCATATTTGATAAAGccaagagaaaagaagaaaagtaaagCAAAATATACTAACGTGTCATTGGTTGGAGAAGCAATTCCAATCCTCTTTTCTTTTGGCCGATGATAAAGATATTTAGATAATTGCGGCTAGCTaggcactatatatatatatatatatatatatatatatatatatatataaaagcaaggGATGTCAATATAAATAATGAAAGTTTCTTTATAATGGCATCAGTACAGTCATCAGGTTGTTGGGATGTTGTTACTATATTATCTCTAGTTAGTTCAAACCTCCCGTTTGGGCGGGCCCAAACATAGAATACTGTAAGATtcaacgattttttttttttttagaagttttattttgctgaaaaagtTTTCCGAGAGTGATCGTTAATAAAGGATTTCAGTACAGCCaaagttcaaaaaatataagttgATTGGTGGAATCTGAATTTCTTTACAAATATACATGTAACTgataaaagatgaaaagaatgaAGTGAAGAACAATGAATCATTGAAGGAAACGGACAAATAATCTCGATTAGCAGCAATGGAATATGAATTAGCGCATCATAGTTTGGAACTCATCAAAGCTCAGGACGCCATCTCCATTGAGATCAAACATTCGAATCATGGTTTCGCAATCCTCAGTAGACTTGGACTCACCGAGTCGACTCAGCATCCTCTTCAAGCTTGTGGGGGTGATACAACCTGACCCCTCCATCTCATACTTTCCAAAAGCCTCTCTCAGCTCCTCATTCTTGTCCTCCTCTCCTCCTGCTTCCATTAGCTTCTGGAATTCCTCGAAATCCAGCTGCCCATCTCCATTCAAATCACATGTTTTCACGGCTGCATCTGCCTCATCCATTGACAGCTCTCCGCCAACAGTCCTCACACAGCTTTGTAATTCAGAAGGAGATATTTTACCATCTCCATCCTCGTCAAAGTAATCGAACACCCTTTGAAACTCGCTGCAGTAGTTTTTGCTTGCATTGGAAGCAGTTGGTGAAAGAGAGCGCTTATCCTCCTTTCTCCTTGGAGACAATTTACTACGTAATCTTCCTAAAGCTGATTTTTTTGGTGAAGTTGAACTAGGCTTTTCCTCCAATACTGTAATtggagaagaggaagaagaagaagaagaagaagaagctgcaTCGTATGTGGTCTTCATGATGAAACCCGGATTAATTGAAGGCAGTTTGCTAAATCAAAGAACTTTGAGCTGGGTATATACTCGAACTTAGAAATTAGTTTGAATGAATGTAACAACCAACAAGGTTGGCTTTTTATATAGAGAGAGATATCAAGTTATATAGAAATAGAATGATGAGTTCGAAACTTCGAAACACAAGCGGAAAAGGAATCCCAAATGGGAAAGCAAAATAAAGGTCCGATGATATGATGATATAAGTGATGACGTTGTGGAACGTGACGGCAGACTTGTGGTGgaaagattttatatatatcttgagaccaatattttttcaatggtGTTTTTTCCGTATAATGGTTTTGACTTTTGACTTTTGTAGATCgccaattgttttttttatttatgagagAAGGTAAGAGCATCAACAGTagatgttgtaaaaaaaatgtcattttatcacattaaaaacttactttattattttatcagatcattttacaacatcgtatttatcaaatattttatcattcaattctatatattaaaataatattttctacacattaaaataatatatctaacacaATAAATAACAACCATGCTGCCGCCGCCGCCACCACTACCACCGCCACCGTGGCAACCACAATccattgcaaaacaaaaaactaaaaacaaaaccaccaccacaaccaccgtcatcaacaacccaccacaaaacccattaaaaacaAAGCAACACCCACTAGCACAGCAACTCAAACCTAGAAAACACAGCAACTCAAACCCGGAAAACACTTCGATCAAGATCTCACCTCACCTCAACCCACGATCAAGATCTTGATCAACTCAACGTCGATGCCCACTAGCactcaaacccagaaaacactCCAATCGACTCAAACCCACTAGCACCGGCAACCCACGATCAAGATCTCACATCACCTCAACGTCGATGCCCACAATCAAGATCTCAACATCGATGCCCACGATCGTGACGAACACTCCAATCTCATCTCAACGTCAATGCCCACGTCGATTCCGAtcgatgatgacgatgatgatgccTGGAGAGATCGGTGATGACGATGCAAAATGCAACCGGTGAGAGATCGGCGATGACAAaggtgagagagaagagaatcaGTGAGAGAGAACAGaggtgagagagaagagaaaataataaactgaagagagaggagagagaaaagagaataaaaaaatattaatcagtATACCATTTCCGTCCGTACAGTGGTAAATATGCAACGACACTAttcataaattgcaaaaattatagcatttggaacatctgataaagatggtttttggtgtttggtgtggtaaatgtgccaaatatttggcatttggcacatttaccaCACCTAGTGTGGATGCTCTAACGAAGACCATGACGATTGTTGATAAGATATTTTTGTCCATTTGCAGCGCTGGCTCTACTATACAATAGCGCCCTAacttgcaaaggaaaaaaaaaactaacttgccaaaaaaaaaattatatactaaattAACCTATTGTAACTAccttaataaaaatgttaaacacTCTGATttgaattcaacaaaaataagactaATGTTAGGACAaattttagttacaaaattggttatagcctaaaactacatccttactcaatatctttttataggaggtgaattttgacaaattcaccattggattacatcttcttcctatatcctccatacttgcaaaatttctagaaaattaaagatcaatagctatatcactaatatattatttaaattgtaaatttttgtagtttaaaattatgcataaaatataagttatagatcaaataataaataatatctaatttacacaaaatttgatatgtgtattaaaaaacatgcaatttaacggttagatttttaaaatatgtaataatgtttattttattgagtaagattgtaaccttagactacaatcaattttgtagtaAACTTTGTCCCTaatgttatatacttatatccataacattttaagaataatttcacaaaaaattctaTGTGGTAAGCTGTTAATGATTCTAATTTAGACCCAATATTGACATCAATTTTTTACAcactaataataactttttacataagatttattataaaaaatattgtgagcaTAGCAttacttcaaaaataattttggccccctaaacataatccttaaccccacccccccccccctcttttttctttaaagcttAATAACATCAGTAAAAATTAGCTCAAATATCaacaaaataaccccaaaaaaaaaaaaatactagaccaaataacaagaataataagtgaacaaattattcaacaaaaaacctattctaaaataaaaagataaaaatctctaataatttaaatttgtaaCTCGTTCAcccattcaataaaaataatctataattttatttttccttaaaaaacggtaccaataaaaatattgtggttgtgagtttttttttttttttttttgataaactagtTGTGAGTTCTTCTTGGTGTGATGGCAGCTACGCTCTCATTGGTTTTGCGCGCAATTGCAACAATTTTACTCTCTTTAGCGACTTGGTTTTCAATTATAGCAAATAActccatttttttcttatctattatTATTTCAGACCCTCACTCACTTTATCACTCTCATTTCAACATTCTCAGTTCCTACTTTATTTGTTATTCgtctattttctctttttctctttattaatagaaagaaattgtaatactatttatatatttgcgcATTTTTTTGTGAcgttaatatatttaaatgatctctttattaaattttttataatttaaatttcttaatgatcactctaaaaaaattcctaaagccATCATTGTTCGTTtgagaataatttatttttagtagCTTACTTGCAAAGATTCtatcaaaaaatatagttttttataacttatttaaaaaaagtaataaaaattatattatttaaaattataaataaaataaaacaaacaaacaaacgtaAGACAGaaggtaaaaaaacaaaacaaaactttttcaataatTTCCAAACACAAACTATATTAGAGACTTTTTGGGACACTTCgggaattttcaaatttttcccCTAATACCGTTGTTTCCTTTGACCGTAGGGAGACCTTAACTGCGATTGATTACACATTTGTAATCGTAATTGTAGACTTGGAGGCACTCTGCAGTGACGTAGAATAGCGGTAGGTAAACACATGGTCATTGGaattatttacaacaatcaaataaaggaaaataggtattaagggtccgtttggatacaactgaaaactgaaaactgaaaaacactgtagcaaaataatttttaaatgtgttaatagtattgtgggacccatttttaatgaaaaagttattgaaaagtgaaatttgtgggtctgtGAACAGTACATAATGTGCTGTGATGGGCGGAAACAAATtggaaaagtcaaaatttgcggttactgttcattaaacagtacatgaacagtaaccgcagcactcaaaaagctcaaaaacgcgtgaaaaaaaaaaaaaaaaaaaaaaaaaactggaaaacgTAAACGCACTGGTTTTCAGCGCAATCCAAACGCAGGCTAAGTGCTCATTTTGTATGGgtatttaaataacagtttttattttttttaaagagttcaGTTAATGTGTGTCCTTAGGGTACATATTAaactatctatttttttaaatattttttcggaatttgaaaaagttgtcaatattttttcaattttcgaaaaaaaaattttcaaaaatgaaaattattatatgCCCTTAAAATACACATTAGCAAAATTCTTTTTAGAAATATACGTGAAtaaaaaagtgtataaaaatacatataatattattgaaaaattaaaaatatgtcaaaCTCGTGTAACAAACGCGCCTAAACTTTGCTTCTCTCTGCCTTTCCTTTGTAAgatatttaatatttaacaattgaCGGTCAAAACTGTCTGAAGAAAGCGTGTTTTCTAGCaacagaagaaaagaaaaaagattactATATTTTAAACTTGTACGAAACATGGAAGCTTGGATACATCATGCAGGTAGCTAGGCCCAGCTAGTTGACTCGGGTCAGGTCTGAGACCCCCAACAAGTGAAAGCCCTCCCAAATCTGTGAGGTTTGAGCctatttatctaaatttttgtattgtttagACAGCAAAGagtgatatttaattttttagttatcTATTTTTTTGAATACACTTTTTAAAAGATTCTTCGTCTATTTTTTCAtcctatttaaatattattttttcattcatttattattttttttaatcatcctTTATTCTTCCTATGTTCATTCTTagcaattatatttttcaataagaaGTATTATATGTACAACATTTTTCGTAATATTTTCGTAAGAATCACAACAAAAtcttatgtggaaagttgttactagttttaatttgaactcactactgaaattatttttttactcactaatattagctaataacaatctgttacttaaaatttattgtgaaaatattgtggtagcatTTCTTAATtgtcatttcttattttttatattatttttcctttcaattttatCCATtcgtaccttttttttttctttttctttttttctttttttttttctctaccacACATGTATATCCACTTTagctcctttctttttctttttctacttgattctAGTCTTTCCAGAGCACTTTCTCCATCTCTCtcgccctctctctctctttctttctctagctctctctttttctaatttttctttttgtacttgATTCTAGAACATTATCTAGGTCTCTATTTGataagaaacagagaaagaacaAGCGAGAGATATCTTGCTTGCTCCACCGTTGATCGAAGGATACAGGCAGATGTAGAATCTTGCTTGCTCCACCGTTGCTAGctctttgtctttttcttttcttttcttttttcttttattgttatgatttgattaattttaagattgtgtttttgagtttgtattttgattatgcttgagtttagagatgtttAAGAGAAAggattgttgtgtttgtagccGCTGTGAATTTTTGTAGCCgttgtgagaggagagagaaagaattattttttattgagttgtaagatttttttaagTAGAAAAATTCATTTGGAGTTAGTACAGTATTTTTTATATCTAGAGAAGCactgtagcaacttcaaaaaaaaattggaaaagtttTGCATTTGGAGAATATGCTAGAGTTGATTTTTGGGGTTTGTTctccaaaaaatagattttgcTAATCTATTGGAGATACtctaaatttacaaatttaattttttaggttgTGTAAATTGTTGTCACCAatcataagaaaaatataattcatattCATTTGTTATCGTTTTGAAGTACCACCAATTGcattattttttacattattttgtaagttttttgttgtaaaatttggactaattttagcattttttacaacaaaaaaatttaagattaatagaaattcaacccaatcaccattaaataaatgaaaaatgctaaagttattaCAAAATACTTAGAAACTGATATGGCACCGaaacataataaatgaatgtttaaatcaatattttttattgactaCTCCTCAGTTTTGTAAGGCTTATCCCTAGCATGCTCAAATTGTATTGAGCTAGCCCCATGCCCAACCCAAACTACACGGGCATTCTCTTGTTCCAGGTCCAGAGCATGGGATAGACTAAGAATCGTTGTAGAAGACCCAAAGATCTAGCGCTAGCTAAGAATGTTTAACAATATTCAAATCAAGCAAGCACCAAATTAATGTTCTACTGCAAGCAAGACCTCAACTTGGTAGTAAAGGTAATCAAGTAATGCAAGCGAATTGGCAGTAATTTTTCCAATCGTAGCAGGAAAACTGAGTTCCTCGTGCATTGCCTCTGCACCTAAAGATAAGGTTTGCGAGGATCGGGCGTGTCAGTGTGAGCACTACAACAACGCTATTCCTTGCAAAGTTGTGGTTAACCTCAAAAGAATAGACACTCAATTTCAGAGatttctgtttctttccttttatgtaTGTAAGCAATAATATACTTAT
This DNA window, taken from Quercus robur chromosome 2, dhQueRobu3.1, whole genome shotgun sequence, encodes the following:
- the LOC126712683 gene encoding putative calcium-binding protein CML19, with the translated sequence MKTTYDAASSSSSSSSSSPITVLEEKPSSTSPKKSALGRLRSKLSPRRKEDKRSLSPTASNASKNYCSEFQRVFDYFDEDGDGKISPSELQSCVRTVGGELSMDEADAAVKTCDLNGDGQLDFEEFQKLMEAGGEEDKNEELREAFGKYEMEGSGCITPTSLKRMLSRLGESKSTEDCETMIRMFDLNGDGVLSFDEFQTMMR